Proteins encoded in a region of the Neodiprion lecontei isolate iyNeoLeco1 chromosome 5, iyNeoLeco1.1, whole genome shotgun sequence genome:
- the LOC107226860 gene encoding orphan steroid hormone receptor 2 isoform X7 — protein MGKTWRLTPSSEHRKDMDRNHVEQSDHANNLNNSEADVKLERDFCSLVQQPGMDHIGDIEVVLPFNRDARGPLGLGLSLELCVVCGDRASGRHYGAISCEGCKGFFKRSIRKQLGYQCRGSKTCEVTKHHRNRCQYCRLQKCLAMGMRSDSWGVAAVQHERKPVLGDSGSGKVGNRSPRVKPEPQQSIPETPLTWEQPESPSMEEQSNDSDLSDVLTLARERSLISHALDSMARLIGESVNGTNESEEEWTGQLLYEKHTQFELKAPSPAPAYLSVHYICESAARLLFLSVHWARGIPAFQALPSEVQTTLVRSSWGQLFTLGLAQCAHTLSLPSILTSIVNHLQASIAQEKITASKVKLVTEHICRLQDCVSSLHKLQVDATEFAYLKALTLFSAGK, from the exons ATGGGCAAAACATGGCGCCTGACCCCAAGTTCCGAACATCGG AAAGACATGGACAGAAATCACGTTGAGCAGAGCGATCATGCAAACAATTTGAACAATAGTGAAGCAGATGTTAAACTGGAAAGAGATTTTTGCAGTCTGGTACAGCAGCCAGGCATGGATCATATCGGGGACATCGAAGTAGTG CTCCCATTTAACAGAGACGCTCGAGGCCCTCTTGGTTTGGGTTTATCGTTGGAGTTGTGCGTCGTTTGCGGAGATCGTGCAAGCGGACGGCACTACGGTGCGATAAGTTGCGAGGGATGTAAAGGCTTCTTCAAACGGAGCATTAGAAAGCAGCTCGGGTACCAGTGCAGGGGTAGTAAAACGTGCGAAGTAACGAAACATCACAGAAATCGTTGCCAATATTGCAGACTTCAGAAATGCTTGGCGATGGGAATGCGCAGTGACT CTTGGGGTGTTGCAGCGGTACAGCACGAGAGGAAGCCTGTTTTGGGGGACTCGGGTAGCGGAAAAGTCGGGAATCGTAGTCCCAGGGTGAAGCCAGAACCACAACAATCGATCCCTGAGACACCGCTGACTTGGGAACAGCCAGAAAGTCCGAGTATGGAGGAACAGAGCAATGACAGCGATCTCAGCGACGTTTTGACCCTTGCCAGAGAGCGTTCTTTAATTTCTCACGCCCTGGACAGTATGGCCAGACTTATTGGGGAG AGCGTCAATGGCACTAATGAATCCGAGGAGGAATGGACAGGCCAATTATTGTACGAAAAACACACGCAGTTTGAACTCAAAGCTCCTAGTCCAGCACCTGCTTATCTTTCGGTACATTACATATGTGAAAGCGCTGCtagattgttatttttatctgtACACTGGGCCAGAGGTATACCAGCATTTCAAGCATTACC ctcCGAAGTCCAGACGACACTGGTGCGTAGTTCTTGGGGTCAACTTTTCACCCTAGGCTTAGCACAGTGTGCTCACACGTTGTCTCTTCCCAGTATTTTAACATCAATTGTTAATCATCTTCAAGCTAGTATAGCCCAGGAAAAAATAACAGCTAGCAAAGTTAAACTTGTTACTGAACACATATGCCGTCTTCAAGACTGCGTCAGTTCGCTTCACAAGCTCCAAGTTGACGCGACGGAATTCGCCTACTTGAAAGCTCTCACTCTGTTCAGCGCcggtaaataa
- the LOC107226860 gene encoding orphan steroid hormone receptor 2 isoform X3 produces MAPDPKFRTSDMDRNHVEQSDHANNLNNSEADVKLERDFCSLVQQPGMDHIGDIEVVLPFNRDARGPLGLGLSLELCVVCGDRASGRHYGAISCEGCKGFFKRSIRKQLGYQCRGSKTCEVTKHHRNRCQYCRLQKCLAMGMRSDSWGVAAVQHERKPVLGDSGSGKVGNRSPRVKPEPQQSIPETPLTWEQPESPSMEEQSNDSDLSDVLTLARERSLISHALDSMARLIGESVNGTNESEEEWTGQLLYEKHTQFELKAPSPAPAYLSVHYICESAARLLFLSVHWARGIPAFQALPSEVQTTLVRSSWGQLFTLGLAQCAHTLSLPSILTSIVNHLQASIAQEKITASKVKLVTEHICRLQDCVSSLHKLQVDATEFAYLKALTLFSADNVMSGVWRKKVEVLQEAAWNELQRCVGAERLPRLLIRLPPLRSIDPRVLEDLFFAGLIGRVSVASVVPYILTMPDCKTEPENHMG; encoded by the exons ATGGCGCCTGACCCCAAGTTCCGAACATCGG ACATGGACAGAAATCACGTTGAGCAGAGCGATCATGCAAACAATTTGAACAATAGTGAAGCAGATGTTAAACTGGAAAGAGATTTTTGCAGTCTGGTACAGCAGCCAGGCATGGATCATATCGGGGACATCGAAGTAGTG CTCCCATTTAACAGAGACGCTCGAGGCCCTCTTGGTTTGGGTTTATCGTTGGAGTTGTGCGTCGTTTGCGGAGATCGTGCAAGCGGACGGCACTACGGTGCGATAAGTTGCGAGGGATGTAAAGGCTTCTTCAAACGGAGCATTAGAAAGCAGCTCGGGTACCAGTGCAGGGGTAGTAAAACGTGCGAAGTAACGAAACATCACAGAAATCGTTGCCAATATTGCAGACTTCAGAAATGCTTGGCGATGGGAATGCGCAGTGACT CTTGGGGTGTTGCAGCGGTACAGCACGAGAGGAAGCCTGTTTTGGGGGACTCGGGTAGCGGAAAAGTCGGGAATCGTAGTCCCAGGGTGAAGCCAGAACCACAACAATCGATCCCTGAGACACCGCTGACTTGGGAACAGCCAGAAAGTCCGAGTATGGAGGAACAGAGCAATGACAGCGATCTCAGCGACGTTTTGACCCTTGCCAGAGAGCGTTCTTTAATTTCTCACGCCCTGGACAGTATGGCCAGACTTATTGGGGAG AGCGTCAATGGCACTAATGAATCCGAGGAGGAATGGACAGGCCAATTATTGTACGAAAAACACACGCAGTTTGAACTCAAAGCTCCTAGTCCAGCACCTGCTTATCTTTCGGTACATTACATATGTGAAAGCGCTGCtagattgttatttttatctgtACACTGGGCCAGAGGTATACCAGCATTTCAAGCATTACC ctcCGAAGTCCAGACGACACTGGTGCGTAGTTCTTGGGGTCAACTTTTCACCCTAGGCTTAGCACAGTGTGCTCACACGTTGTCTCTTCCCAGTATTTTAACATCAATTGTTAATCATCTTCAAGCTAGTATAGCCCAGGAAAAAATAACAGCTAGCAAAGTTAAACTTGTTACTGAACACATATGCCGTCTTCAAGACTGCGTCAGTTCGCTTCACAAGCTCCAAGTTGACGCGACGGAATTCGCCTACTTGAAAGCTCTCACTCTGTTCAGCGCcg ATAACGTGATGTCTGGCGTTTGGCGTAAGAAAGTTGAGGTCCTGCAAGAGGCTGCCTGGAACGAGCTGCAGCGGTGTGTCGGGGCTGAAAGATTACCCCGTCTTCTAATCAGGCTTCCGCCGTTGCGTTCCATCGACCCACGAGTACTCGAGGATCTTTTTTTTGCTGGTCTTATTGGCAGGGTAAGCGTTGCCAGCGTAGTGCCTTACATTCTCACCATGCCAGACTGTAAAACTGAGCCCGAGAACCACATGGGATGA
- the LOC107226860 gene encoding orphan steroid hormone receptor 2 isoform X6 produces MDRNHVEQSDHANNLNNSEADVKLERDFCSLVQQPGMDHIGDIEVVLPFNRDARGPLGLGLSLELCVVCGDRASGRHYGAISCEGCKGFFKRSIRKQLGYQCRGSKTCEVTKHHRNRCQYCRLQKCLAMGMRSDSWGVAAVQHERKPVLGDSGSGKVGNRSPRVKPEPQQSIPETPLTWEQPESPSMEEQSNDSDLSDVLTLARERSLISHALDSMARLIGESVNGTNESEEEWTGQLLYEKHTQFELKAPSPAPAYLSVHYICESAARLLFLSVHWARGIPAFQALPSEVQTTLVRSSWGQLFTLGLAQCAHTLSLPSILTSIVNHLQASIAQEKITASKVKLVTEHICRLQDCVSSLHKLQVDATEFAYLKALTLFSADNVMSGVWRKKVEVLQEAAWNELQRCVGAERLPRLLIRLPPLRSIDPRVLEDLFFAGLIGRVSVASVVPYILTMPDCKTEPENHMG; encoded by the exons ATGGACAGAAATCACGTTGAGCAGAGCGATCATGCAAACAATTTGAACAATAGTGAAGCAGATGTTAAACTGGAAAGAGATTTTTGCAGTCTGGTACAGCAGCCAGGCATGGATCATATCGGGGACATCGAAGTAGTG CTCCCATTTAACAGAGACGCTCGAGGCCCTCTTGGTTTGGGTTTATCGTTGGAGTTGTGCGTCGTTTGCGGAGATCGTGCAAGCGGACGGCACTACGGTGCGATAAGTTGCGAGGGATGTAAAGGCTTCTTCAAACGGAGCATTAGAAAGCAGCTCGGGTACCAGTGCAGGGGTAGTAAAACGTGCGAAGTAACGAAACATCACAGAAATCGTTGCCAATATTGCAGACTTCAGAAATGCTTGGCGATGGGAATGCGCAGTGACT CTTGGGGTGTTGCAGCGGTACAGCACGAGAGGAAGCCTGTTTTGGGGGACTCGGGTAGCGGAAAAGTCGGGAATCGTAGTCCCAGGGTGAAGCCAGAACCACAACAATCGATCCCTGAGACACCGCTGACTTGGGAACAGCCAGAAAGTCCGAGTATGGAGGAACAGAGCAATGACAGCGATCTCAGCGACGTTTTGACCCTTGCCAGAGAGCGTTCTTTAATTTCTCACGCCCTGGACAGTATGGCCAGACTTATTGGGGAG AGCGTCAATGGCACTAATGAATCCGAGGAGGAATGGACAGGCCAATTATTGTACGAAAAACACACGCAGTTTGAACTCAAAGCTCCTAGTCCAGCACCTGCTTATCTTTCGGTACATTACATATGTGAAAGCGCTGCtagattgttatttttatctgtACACTGGGCCAGAGGTATACCAGCATTTCAAGCATTACC ctcCGAAGTCCAGACGACACTGGTGCGTAGTTCTTGGGGTCAACTTTTCACCCTAGGCTTAGCACAGTGTGCTCACACGTTGTCTCTTCCCAGTATTTTAACATCAATTGTTAATCATCTTCAAGCTAGTATAGCCCAGGAAAAAATAACAGCTAGCAAAGTTAAACTTGTTACTGAACACATATGCCGTCTTCAAGACTGCGTCAGTTCGCTTCACAAGCTCCAAGTTGACGCGACGGAATTCGCCTACTTGAAAGCTCTCACTCTGTTCAGCGCcg ATAACGTGATGTCTGGCGTTTGGCGTAAGAAAGTTGAGGTCCTGCAAGAGGCTGCCTGGAACGAGCTGCAGCGGTGTGTCGGGGCTGAAAGATTACCCCGTCTTCTAATCAGGCTTCCGCCGTTGCGTTCCATCGACCCACGAGTACTCGAGGATCTTTTTTTTGCTGGTCTTATTGGCAGGGTAAGCGTTGCCAGCGTAGTGCCTTACATTCTCACCATGCCAGACTGTAAAACTGAGCCCGAGAACCACATGGGATGA
- the LOC107226860 gene encoding orphan steroid hormone receptor 2 isoform X2 has product MGKTWRLTPSSEHRKDMDRNHVEQSDHANNLNNSEADVKLERDFCSLVQQPGMDHIGDIEVVLPFNRDARGPLGLGLSLELCVVCGDRASGRHYGAISCEGCKGFFKRSIRKQLGYQCRGSKTCEVTKHHRNRCQYCRLQKCLAMGMRSDSVQHERKPVLGDSGSGKVGNRSPRVKPEPQQSIPETPLTWEQPESPSMEEQSNDSDLSDVLTLARERSLISHALDSMARLIGESVNGTNESEEEWTGQLLYEKHTQFELKAPSPAPAYLSVHYICESAARLLFLSVHWARGIPAFQALPSEVQTTLVRSSWGQLFTLGLAQCAHTLSLPSILTSIVNHLQASIAQEKITASKVKLVTEHICRLQDCVSSLHKLQVDATEFAYLKALTLFSADNVMSGVWRKKVEVLQEAAWNELQRCVGAERLPRLLIRLPPLRSIDPRVLEDLFFAGLIGRVSVASVVPYILTMPDCKTEPENHMG; this is encoded by the exons ATGGGCAAAACATGGCGCCTGACCCCAAGTTCCGAACATCGG AAAGACATGGACAGAAATCACGTTGAGCAGAGCGATCATGCAAACAATTTGAACAATAGTGAAGCAGATGTTAAACTGGAAAGAGATTTTTGCAGTCTGGTACAGCAGCCAGGCATGGATCATATCGGGGACATCGAAGTAGTG CTCCCATTTAACAGAGACGCTCGAGGCCCTCTTGGTTTGGGTTTATCGTTGGAGTTGTGCGTCGTTTGCGGAGATCGTGCAAGCGGACGGCACTACGGTGCGATAAGTTGCGAGGGATGTAAAGGCTTCTTCAAACGGAGCATTAGAAAGCAGCTCGGGTACCAGTGCAGGGGTAGTAAAACGTGCGAAGTAACGAAACATCACAGAAATCGTTGCCAATATTGCAGACTTCAGAAATGCTTGGCGATGGGAATGCGCAGTGACT CGGTACAGCACGAGAGGAAGCCTGTTTTGGGGGACTCGGGTAGCGGAAAAGTCGGGAATCGTAGTCCCAGGGTGAAGCCAGAACCACAACAATCGATCCCTGAGACACCGCTGACTTGGGAACAGCCAGAAAGTCCGAGTATGGAGGAACAGAGCAATGACAGCGATCTCAGCGACGTTTTGACCCTTGCCAGAGAGCGTTCTTTAATTTCTCACGCCCTGGACAGTATGGCCAGACTTATTGGGGAG AGCGTCAATGGCACTAATGAATCCGAGGAGGAATGGACAGGCCAATTATTGTACGAAAAACACACGCAGTTTGAACTCAAAGCTCCTAGTCCAGCACCTGCTTATCTTTCGGTACATTACATATGTGAAAGCGCTGCtagattgttatttttatctgtACACTGGGCCAGAGGTATACCAGCATTTCAAGCATTACC ctcCGAAGTCCAGACGACACTGGTGCGTAGTTCTTGGGGTCAACTTTTCACCCTAGGCTTAGCACAGTGTGCTCACACGTTGTCTCTTCCCAGTATTTTAACATCAATTGTTAATCATCTTCAAGCTAGTATAGCCCAGGAAAAAATAACAGCTAGCAAAGTTAAACTTGTTACTGAACACATATGCCGTCTTCAAGACTGCGTCAGTTCGCTTCACAAGCTCCAAGTTGACGCGACGGAATTCGCCTACTTGAAAGCTCTCACTCTGTTCAGCGCcg ATAACGTGATGTCTGGCGTTTGGCGTAAGAAAGTTGAGGTCCTGCAAGAGGCTGCCTGGAACGAGCTGCAGCGGTGTGTCGGGGCTGAAAGATTACCCCGTCTTCTAATCAGGCTTCCGCCGTTGCGTTCCATCGACCCACGAGTACTCGAGGATCTTTTTTTTGCTGGTCTTATTGGCAGGGTAAGCGTTGCCAGCGTAGTGCCTTACATTCTCACCATGCCAGACTGTAAAACTGAGCCCGAGAACCACATGGGATGA
- the LOC107226860 gene encoding orphan steroid hormone receptor 2 isoform X4, whose translation MLDLMIRIPDMDRNHVEQSDHANNLNNSEADVKLERDFCSLVQQPGMDHIGDIEVVLPFNRDARGPLGLGLSLELCVVCGDRASGRHYGAISCEGCKGFFKRSIRKQLGYQCRGSKTCEVTKHHRNRCQYCRLQKCLAMGMRSDSWGVAAVQHERKPVLGDSGSGKVGNRSPRVKPEPQQSIPETPLTWEQPESPSMEEQSNDSDLSDVLTLARERSLISHALDSMARLIGESVNGTNESEEEWTGQLLYEKHTQFELKAPSPAPAYLSVHYICESAARLLFLSVHWARGIPAFQALPSEVQTTLVRSSWGQLFTLGLAQCAHTLSLPSILTSIVNHLQASIAQEKITASKVKLVTEHICRLQDCVSSLHKLQVDATEFAYLKALTLFSADNVMSGVWRKKVEVLQEAAWNELQRCVGAERLPRLLIRLPPLRSIDPRVLEDLFFAGLIGRVSVASVVPYILTMPDCKTEPENHMG comes from the exons ATGCTTGACCTCATGATACGAATACCAG ACATGGACAGAAATCACGTTGAGCAGAGCGATCATGCAAACAATTTGAACAATAGTGAAGCAGATGTTAAACTGGAAAGAGATTTTTGCAGTCTGGTACAGCAGCCAGGCATGGATCATATCGGGGACATCGAAGTAGTG CTCCCATTTAACAGAGACGCTCGAGGCCCTCTTGGTTTGGGTTTATCGTTGGAGTTGTGCGTCGTTTGCGGAGATCGTGCAAGCGGACGGCACTACGGTGCGATAAGTTGCGAGGGATGTAAAGGCTTCTTCAAACGGAGCATTAGAAAGCAGCTCGGGTACCAGTGCAGGGGTAGTAAAACGTGCGAAGTAACGAAACATCACAGAAATCGTTGCCAATATTGCAGACTTCAGAAATGCTTGGCGATGGGAATGCGCAGTGACT CTTGGGGTGTTGCAGCGGTACAGCACGAGAGGAAGCCTGTTTTGGGGGACTCGGGTAGCGGAAAAGTCGGGAATCGTAGTCCCAGGGTGAAGCCAGAACCACAACAATCGATCCCTGAGACACCGCTGACTTGGGAACAGCCAGAAAGTCCGAGTATGGAGGAACAGAGCAATGACAGCGATCTCAGCGACGTTTTGACCCTTGCCAGAGAGCGTTCTTTAATTTCTCACGCCCTGGACAGTATGGCCAGACTTATTGGGGAG AGCGTCAATGGCACTAATGAATCCGAGGAGGAATGGACAGGCCAATTATTGTACGAAAAACACACGCAGTTTGAACTCAAAGCTCCTAGTCCAGCACCTGCTTATCTTTCGGTACATTACATATGTGAAAGCGCTGCtagattgttatttttatctgtACACTGGGCCAGAGGTATACCAGCATTTCAAGCATTACC ctcCGAAGTCCAGACGACACTGGTGCGTAGTTCTTGGGGTCAACTTTTCACCCTAGGCTTAGCACAGTGTGCTCACACGTTGTCTCTTCCCAGTATTTTAACATCAATTGTTAATCATCTTCAAGCTAGTATAGCCCAGGAAAAAATAACAGCTAGCAAAGTTAAACTTGTTACTGAACACATATGCCGTCTTCAAGACTGCGTCAGTTCGCTTCACAAGCTCCAAGTTGACGCGACGGAATTCGCCTACTTGAAAGCTCTCACTCTGTTCAGCGCcg ATAACGTGATGTCTGGCGTTTGGCGTAAGAAAGTTGAGGTCCTGCAAGAGGCTGCCTGGAACGAGCTGCAGCGGTGTGTCGGGGCTGAAAGATTACCCCGTCTTCTAATCAGGCTTCCGCCGTTGCGTTCCATCGACCCACGAGTACTCGAGGATCTTTTTTTTGCTGGTCTTATTGGCAGGGTAAGCGTTGCCAGCGTAGTGCCTTACATTCTCACCATGCCAGACTGTAAAACTGAGCCCGAGAACCACATGGGATGA
- the LOC107226860 gene encoding orphan steroid hormone receptor 2 isoform X5 has product MKDMDRNHVEQSDHANNLNNSEADVKLERDFCSLVQQPGMDHIGDIEVVLPFNRDARGPLGLGLSLELCVVCGDRASGRHYGAISCEGCKGFFKRSIRKQLGYQCRGSKTCEVTKHHRNRCQYCRLQKCLAMGMRSDSWGVAAVQHERKPVLGDSGSGKVGNRSPRVKPEPQQSIPETPLTWEQPESPSMEEQSNDSDLSDVLTLARERSLISHALDSMARLIGESVNGTNESEEEWTGQLLYEKHTQFELKAPSPAPAYLSVHYICESAARLLFLSVHWARGIPAFQALPSEVQTTLVRSSWGQLFTLGLAQCAHTLSLPSILTSIVNHLQASIAQEKITASKVKLVTEHICRLQDCVSSLHKLQVDATEFAYLKALTLFSADNVMSGVWRKKVEVLQEAAWNELQRCVGAERLPRLLIRLPPLRSIDPRVLEDLFFAGLIGRVSVASVVPYILTMPDCKTEPENHMG; this is encoded by the exons ATG AAAGACATGGACAGAAATCACGTTGAGCAGAGCGATCATGCAAACAATTTGAACAATAGTGAAGCAGATGTTAAACTGGAAAGAGATTTTTGCAGTCTGGTACAGCAGCCAGGCATGGATCATATCGGGGACATCGAAGTAGTG CTCCCATTTAACAGAGACGCTCGAGGCCCTCTTGGTTTGGGTTTATCGTTGGAGTTGTGCGTCGTTTGCGGAGATCGTGCAAGCGGACGGCACTACGGTGCGATAAGTTGCGAGGGATGTAAAGGCTTCTTCAAACGGAGCATTAGAAAGCAGCTCGGGTACCAGTGCAGGGGTAGTAAAACGTGCGAAGTAACGAAACATCACAGAAATCGTTGCCAATATTGCAGACTTCAGAAATGCTTGGCGATGGGAATGCGCAGTGACT CTTGGGGTGTTGCAGCGGTACAGCACGAGAGGAAGCCTGTTTTGGGGGACTCGGGTAGCGGAAAAGTCGGGAATCGTAGTCCCAGGGTGAAGCCAGAACCACAACAATCGATCCCTGAGACACCGCTGACTTGGGAACAGCCAGAAAGTCCGAGTATGGAGGAACAGAGCAATGACAGCGATCTCAGCGACGTTTTGACCCTTGCCAGAGAGCGTTCTTTAATTTCTCACGCCCTGGACAGTATGGCCAGACTTATTGGGGAG AGCGTCAATGGCACTAATGAATCCGAGGAGGAATGGACAGGCCAATTATTGTACGAAAAACACACGCAGTTTGAACTCAAAGCTCCTAGTCCAGCACCTGCTTATCTTTCGGTACATTACATATGTGAAAGCGCTGCtagattgttatttttatctgtACACTGGGCCAGAGGTATACCAGCATTTCAAGCATTACC ctcCGAAGTCCAGACGACACTGGTGCGTAGTTCTTGGGGTCAACTTTTCACCCTAGGCTTAGCACAGTGTGCTCACACGTTGTCTCTTCCCAGTATTTTAACATCAATTGTTAATCATCTTCAAGCTAGTATAGCCCAGGAAAAAATAACAGCTAGCAAAGTTAAACTTGTTACTGAACACATATGCCGTCTTCAAGACTGCGTCAGTTCGCTTCACAAGCTCCAAGTTGACGCGACGGAATTCGCCTACTTGAAAGCTCTCACTCTGTTCAGCGCcg ATAACGTGATGTCTGGCGTTTGGCGTAAGAAAGTTGAGGTCCTGCAAGAGGCTGCCTGGAACGAGCTGCAGCGGTGTGTCGGGGCTGAAAGATTACCCCGTCTTCTAATCAGGCTTCCGCCGTTGCGTTCCATCGACCCACGAGTACTCGAGGATCTTTTTTTTGCTGGTCTTATTGGCAGGGTAAGCGTTGCCAGCGTAGTGCCTTACATTCTCACCATGCCAGACTGTAAAACTGAGCCCGAGAACCACATGGGATGA
- the LOC107226860 gene encoding orphan steroid hormone receptor 2 isoform X1: protein MGKTWRLTPSSEHRKDMDRNHVEQSDHANNLNNSEADVKLERDFCSLVQQPGMDHIGDIEVVLPFNRDARGPLGLGLSLELCVVCGDRASGRHYGAISCEGCKGFFKRSIRKQLGYQCRGSKTCEVTKHHRNRCQYCRLQKCLAMGMRSDSWGVAAVQHERKPVLGDSGSGKVGNRSPRVKPEPQQSIPETPLTWEQPESPSMEEQSNDSDLSDVLTLARERSLISHALDSMARLIGESVNGTNESEEEWTGQLLYEKHTQFELKAPSPAPAYLSVHYICESAARLLFLSVHWARGIPAFQALPSEVQTTLVRSSWGQLFTLGLAQCAHTLSLPSILTSIVNHLQASIAQEKITASKVKLVTEHICRLQDCVSSLHKLQVDATEFAYLKALTLFSADNVMSGVWRKKVEVLQEAAWNELQRCVGAERLPRLLIRLPPLRSIDPRVLEDLFFAGLIGRVSVASVVPYILTMPDCKTEPENHMG from the exons ATGGGCAAAACATGGCGCCTGACCCCAAGTTCCGAACATCGG AAAGACATGGACAGAAATCACGTTGAGCAGAGCGATCATGCAAACAATTTGAACAATAGTGAAGCAGATGTTAAACTGGAAAGAGATTTTTGCAGTCTGGTACAGCAGCCAGGCATGGATCATATCGGGGACATCGAAGTAGTG CTCCCATTTAACAGAGACGCTCGAGGCCCTCTTGGTTTGGGTTTATCGTTGGAGTTGTGCGTCGTTTGCGGAGATCGTGCAAGCGGACGGCACTACGGTGCGATAAGTTGCGAGGGATGTAAAGGCTTCTTCAAACGGAGCATTAGAAAGCAGCTCGGGTACCAGTGCAGGGGTAGTAAAACGTGCGAAGTAACGAAACATCACAGAAATCGTTGCCAATATTGCAGACTTCAGAAATGCTTGGCGATGGGAATGCGCAGTGACT CTTGGGGTGTTGCAGCGGTACAGCACGAGAGGAAGCCTGTTTTGGGGGACTCGGGTAGCGGAAAAGTCGGGAATCGTAGTCCCAGGGTGAAGCCAGAACCACAACAATCGATCCCTGAGACACCGCTGACTTGGGAACAGCCAGAAAGTCCGAGTATGGAGGAACAGAGCAATGACAGCGATCTCAGCGACGTTTTGACCCTTGCCAGAGAGCGTTCTTTAATTTCTCACGCCCTGGACAGTATGGCCAGACTTATTGGGGAG AGCGTCAATGGCACTAATGAATCCGAGGAGGAATGGACAGGCCAATTATTGTACGAAAAACACACGCAGTTTGAACTCAAAGCTCCTAGTCCAGCACCTGCTTATCTTTCGGTACATTACATATGTGAAAGCGCTGCtagattgttatttttatctgtACACTGGGCCAGAGGTATACCAGCATTTCAAGCATTACC ctcCGAAGTCCAGACGACACTGGTGCGTAGTTCTTGGGGTCAACTTTTCACCCTAGGCTTAGCACAGTGTGCTCACACGTTGTCTCTTCCCAGTATTTTAACATCAATTGTTAATCATCTTCAAGCTAGTATAGCCCAGGAAAAAATAACAGCTAGCAAAGTTAAACTTGTTACTGAACACATATGCCGTCTTCAAGACTGCGTCAGTTCGCTTCACAAGCTCCAAGTTGACGCGACGGAATTCGCCTACTTGAAAGCTCTCACTCTGTTCAGCGCcg ATAACGTGATGTCTGGCGTTTGGCGTAAGAAAGTTGAGGTCCTGCAAGAGGCTGCCTGGAACGAGCTGCAGCGGTGTGTCGGGGCTGAAAGATTACCCCGTCTTCTAATCAGGCTTCCGCCGTTGCGTTCCATCGACCCACGAGTACTCGAGGATCTTTTTTTTGCTGGTCTTATTGGCAGGGTAAGCGTTGCCAGCGTAGTGCCTTACATTCTCACCATGCCAGACTGTAAAACTGAGCCCGAGAACCACATGGGATGA